The following proteins are co-located in the Pseudomonas antarctica genome:
- the guaD gene encoding guanine deaminase yields MPLTRKAYRAAILHSIADPAEVGIEASYEYFEDGLLVIDNGQISALGHASDLLPTLPADIDVTHYQDALITPGLIDTHIHLPQTGMVGAYGEQLLDWLNTYTFPCESQFADKAHAEEVADIFIKELLRNGTTTALVFGSVHPQSVNSFFEAAEKLDLRMIAGKVMMDRNAPDYLTDTAESGYQESKALIERWHGKGRLHYAVTPRFAPTSTPEQLTLAGQLLGEYPDLYMQTHISENLQEVQWVKELFPERKGYLDVYDHYKLLGERSVFAHGVHLCDDECARLAETGSAVAFCPTSNFFLGSGLFNLPMAEKHKLNVGLGTDVGGGTSFSLLQTLNEAYKVMQLQGARLSPFKSLYLATLGGARALRLEDKIGTLQPGTDADFLVLDYNATPLLSYRLKQANNIAETLFVLMTLGDDRAVLQTYAAGQLVHQR; encoded by the coding sequence ATGCCTTTGACTCGCAAAGCCTACCGTGCCGCCATCCTGCACAGCATCGCCGACCCTGCTGAAGTAGGGATCGAAGCCTCCTACGAGTATTTCGAAGACGGCCTGCTGGTGATCGATAACGGCCAGATCAGTGCCTTGGGCCATGCCAGCGATTTGCTGCCGACGCTGCCCGCCGATATCGACGTCACCCATTACCAGGATGCGCTGATCACACCGGGCCTGATCGACACCCACATCCACCTGCCGCAAACCGGCATGGTCGGCGCCTATGGCGAGCAACTGCTGGATTGGCTCAACACTTACACCTTCCCGTGTGAAAGCCAGTTCGCCGATAAGGCCCATGCCGAAGAAGTCGCGGACATCTTCATCAAGGAACTGCTGCGCAACGGCACCACCACCGCGCTGGTGTTCGGCAGCGTGCACCCGCAGTCGGTGAATTCATTCTTTGAAGCGGCCGAGAAACTCGACCTGCGCATGATCGCCGGCAAGGTGATGATGGACCGCAACGCACCGGACTACCTGACCGACACCGCCGAATCCGGCTACCAGGAAAGCAAGGCGCTGATCGAGCGCTGGCACGGCAAGGGCCGTTTGCACTACGCGGTCACGCCGCGCTTCGCACCGACCAGCACCCCTGAACAACTGACACTGGCCGGGCAACTGCTGGGCGAGTACCCGGACCTGTACATGCAGACTCACATCAGTGAAAACCTGCAGGAAGTGCAGTGGGTGAAGGAGCTGTTCCCGGAGCGCAAAGGCTATCTGGATGTGTACGACCACTACAAACTGCTGGGCGAGCGCTCGGTGTTTGCCCATGGTGTGCACCTGTGTGACGACGAGTGCGCGCGGCTCGCAGAAACGGGTTCGGCCGTAGCGTTCTGCCCAACGTCGAACTTCTTCCTCGGCAGTGGTTTGTTCAACCTGCCGATGGCCGAGAAGCACAAACTGAACGTGGGCCTGGGCACGGACGTGGGCGGCGGTACCAGCTTCTCGCTGCTGCAAACGTTGAACGAAGCCTACAAGGTCATGCAGTTGCAGGGCGCGCGGTTGAGCCCGTTCAAGTCGCTGTACCTGGCCACGTTGGGCGGTGCGCGGGCACTGCGCCTGGAAGACAAGATCGGCACTTTGCAGCCGGGCACCGATGCGGACTTTTTGGTACTGGATTACAACGCCACGCCGCTGCTGAGCTATCGCTTGAAGCAAGCCAATAATATTGCCGAGACGTTGTTTGTGTTGATGACGCTGGGGGATGATCGGGCGGTGTTGCAGACGTATGCAGCGGGTCAGCTCGTGCACCAGCGCTAA
- a CDS encoding diguanylate cyclase codes for MTLQAVRPKILGFISEQASAWLVALAVLLAGCTLTIIVAWGAADLYQQQVRQRFQLLVNERYARLQERFEDQEQRLASLQRFFVNSSGVSRAEFDGFAQPLLLRARAYAWAPWISRDQRSSFEQEISRQRGVPFAIRELNASGELAPAAERDEYVPVLYSQTQSLLGSPLGFDLLAQPLRRSALERAQKSGKPAVSQPMQLVGVEPAYAAGVLLVAPVSKPVGAEPFGFVMAVISMRQLVADGLPKPKRDNLVMQIIDTSDTQQRVLYASSNAVGESDLIAARRLTLGDHVYALSIRASQVFDQANHSSKSTILTMGVLLSLLLSALLYVLVSQRQRALELVEQRTEQLRLRELELRGAHGQLRSVLNAATQVAIIATDLRGVINTFNAGAEQMLGFKADEVVGRLTLESLHLTLELETRAASLSVALGKRIAPSQAMLVESPDNLLEAREWTLLRQDGSHLTVNMLTTVLLDDYGLWVGHLAIYLDVTEQKRAYEALAARDRLLKKLSAHVPGGIFQFTLDPQGNGRFIYASDGMRDIYEIEPGVLQHNATKVFERIHPLDVERVRLSMRLSALQLSHWREEYRVVLPQRGLRWIRGEATPEELPGGGTLWHGYVSDISDLKRVEEELRALSITDSLTGIYNRRYFQDRLQAEMLRLNRTAGALSLIMFDIDHFKRINDQHGHAVGDGALQEVCKRISQRLRRTDVFCRLGGEEFVVLCPHTHCDQAYSLAMELWQSLRTTSMDPVGVVTASFGVASWRVDEGVDELLLRADSAVYVAKQAGRDRVEAERLRA; via the coding sequence ATGACGTTACAAGCTGTTCGCCCGAAAATCCTAGGCTTTATCAGTGAGCAGGCGTCGGCTTGGCTGGTGGCATTGGCGGTATTACTGGCAGGTTGCACGCTGACGATCATCGTTGCCTGGGGGGCTGCCGACCTTTATCAGCAGCAGGTTCGCCAGCGTTTCCAGTTGCTGGTCAATGAGCGCTACGCCCGCCTTCAGGAACGTTTTGAAGACCAGGAGCAACGCTTGGCAAGCCTGCAACGTTTCTTCGTCAATTCCAGTGGTGTTTCCCGCGCCGAGTTTGATGGTTTCGCCCAACCCTTGTTGTTGCGCGCCCGCGCCTATGCCTGGGCGCCATGGATATCGCGCGATCAGCGCAGCTCGTTTGAGCAGGAAATTTCCCGCCAGCGAGGCGTGCCCTTCGCGATCCGTGAATTGAATGCGTCGGGTGAGCTGGCGCCTGCCGCGGAGCGCGATGAATACGTGCCGGTGCTGTACAGCCAGACTCAAAGCCTGCTGGGCTCACCCTTGGGTTTTGACCTGTTGGCCCAGCCGCTGCGTCGCTCGGCGCTTGAGCGTGCGCAAAAAAGCGGCAAGCCGGCGGTGTCTCAACCCATGCAACTGGTGGGCGTGGAGCCGGCTTATGCTGCCGGTGTGTTGCTGGTGGCGCCCGTCAGCAAGCCCGTTGGCGCAGAGCCTTTCGGTTTTGTGATGGCGGTGATCAGCATGCGCCAGCTGGTCGCCGATGGGTTGCCCAAGCCGAAGCGGGACAACCTGGTGATGCAGATCATCGACACCTCCGACACTCAACAGCGCGTGCTGTACGCGTCCAGCAATGCAGTAGGCGAGAGTGATCTGATTGCCGCGCGCCGTCTGACCCTTGGCGACCATGTGTACGCCCTGAGTATTCGCGCCAGCCAGGTCTTCGACCAGGCTAACCATTCTTCGAAGAGCACGATCCTGACCATGGGCGTGCTCCTCAGCCTGCTGCTGAGTGCTTTGTTGTATGTGCTGGTCAGCCAGCGCCAACGCGCGCTGGAACTGGTGGAGCAACGCACAGAACAGTTGCGCCTGCGTGAGCTGGAGTTGCGTGGGGCGCATGGGCAATTGCGCAGCGTGCTCAATGCCGCCACCCAGGTTGCGATCATTGCCACTGACCTCAGAGGCGTGATCAACACGTTCAATGCCGGTGCCGAGCAGATGCTTGGGTTCAAGGCCGACGAAGTTGTGGGGCGGCTGACGCTTGAGAGCCTGCACCTGACCCTGGAGCTCGAAACCCGCGCCGCCAGTTTAAGTGTGGCCTTGGGCAAGCGTATTGCGCCGAGTCAGGCGATGCTGGTGGAAAGTCCGGACAACCTGCTCGAGGCGCGGGAATGGACACTGTTGCGCCAGGATGGCAGCCATTTGACGGTGAATATGCTGACCACTGTATTACTGGATGACTATGGCCTGTGGGTCGGGCACTTGGCGATATACCTGGATGTCACCGAGCAGAAGCGCGCCTACGAAGCGCTGGCCGCGCGTGACCGCTTACTGAAAAAACTCAGTGCCCACGTGCCCGGCGGAATCTTCCAGTTCACCCTGGACCCCCAGGGAAACGGGCGCTTTATCTACGCCAGCGATGGCATGCGCGATATCTATGAAATCGAACCCGGCGTCTTGCAGCACAACGCGACTAAGGTTTTTGAACGTATCCACCCTCTGGACGTAGAGCGGGTACGACTCTCGATGCGGCTGTCGGCGTTGCAGTTGAGCCATTGGCGCGAAGAGTATCGCGTGGTATTGCCGCAACGGGGTCTGCGCTGGATTCGCGGCGAAGCCACGCCGGAGGAGTTACCCGGCGGCGGCACCTTGTGGCACGGCTACGTTTCGGACATTTCCGATCTCAAGCGGGTAGAGGAGGAACTGCGCGCGTTATCCATTACCGACTCGCTGACGGGGATTTATAACCGACGCTATTTTCAGGATCGCCTGCAGGCCGAGATGCTCAGGCTCAACCGCACTGCAGGGGCGCTGTCGTTGATCATGTTCGATATCGATCACTTCAAGCGGATCAACGACCAGCATGGGCATGCGGTGGGGGATGGTGCCCTGCAGGAAGTGTGCAAGCGCATCAGCCAGCGCCTGCGTCGCACGGACGTGTTCTGTCGCCTGGGTGGCGAAGAGTTCGTGGTGCTGTGCCCGCACACCCATTGTGATCAGGCTTACAGCCTGGCGATGGAGTTGTGGCAGTCACTGCGCACTACGTCGATGGACCCCGTGGGGGTCGTGACCGCCAGTTTCGGGGTGGCCAGTTGGCGGGTCGATGAAGGCGTAGATGAGCTGCTGCTGCGCGCGGATTCGGCGGTGTATGTGGCCAAGCAGGCGGGGCGCGACCGGGTGGAAGCCGAGCGCTTGCGTGCCTGA
- the xdhC gene encoding xanthine dehydrogenase accessory protein XdhC: MNNWISALADLQNLGEPCVLVTIIEELGSTPRNAGSKMVISAAQTFDTIGGGHLEYKAMQIARDMLVRGQQNTHLERFSLGASLGQCCGGVTVLLFEPMGQVQAQIAVFGAGHVGRALVPLLASLPCRVRWIDSRDQEFPEHIPQGVRKIVSEEPVDEIADLPAGSYCIVMTHNHALDLELTAALLKRNDFAYFGLIGSKTKRVKFEHRLRDRGFDTAQLQRMRCPMGLTEVKGKLPVEIAISIAGEIIATYNANFGQHTASAEPIAKLLPVSRRSQAIS; this comes from the coding sequence ATGAACAACTGGATCAGCGCCCTCGCCGACCTGCAGAACCTAGGTGAACCCTGCGTGCTGGTGACCATCATCGAAGAGCTCGGCTCCACGCCGCGCAATGCCGGCTCCAAGATGGTGATCAGCGCCGCGCAGACCTTCGACACCATCGGTGGCGGGCACTTGGAATACAAGGCGATGCAGATCGCCCGCGACATGCTCGTGCGTGGCCAGCAGAACACCCATCTGGAGCGCTTCAGCCTCGGCGCGAGCCTTGGCCAGTGCTGCGGTGGCGTGACCGTGCTGCTGTTCGAACCCATGGGCCAGGTACAGGCGCAGATCGCCGTATTTGGCGCCGGCCATGTCGGTCGCGCGCTGGTGCCACTGTTGGCGAGCTTGCCGTGCCGGGTCCGCTGGATCGACTCCCGTGACCAGGAGTTTCCGGAACATATCCCCCAAGGCGTGCGTAAAATCGTCAGCGAAGAGCCGGTCGACGAAATTGCCGACCTGCCGGCAGGCAGTTACTGCATCGTCATGACCCACAATCATGCGCTGGACCTGGAACTGACCGCGGCACTGCTCAAGCGCAATGACTTTGCTTACTTCGGCTTGATCGGTTCAAAGACCAAGCGGGTCAAGTTCGAACACCGCCTGCGTGACCGCGGCTTCGATACCGCACAGTTGCAACGCATGCGCTGCCCCATGGGCCTCACCGAGGTGAAGGGCAAATTACCGGTGGAGATCGCCATCTCCATCGCCGGCGAAATCATTGCCACCTATAACGCGAATTTCGGCCAGCACACCGCGAGCGCCGAACCCATTGCCAAACTGCTGCCGGTATCACGCCGCAGCCAAGCTATCAGTTGA
- a CDS encoding benzoate/H(+) symporter BenE family transporter, with protein MTDAIQAPLRPLADTSTSAVVAGFIAMMTGYTSSLVLMFQAGQAAGLTTAQISSWIWAISIGMAVCSIGLSLRYRTPITIAWSTPGAALLITSLGGVSYGEAIGAYITCAVLVTLCGLTGSFEKLVKRIPASLAAALLAGILFKIGSEIFVAAQHRTGLVLGMFFTYLLIKRVSPRYAVLAALVIGTLLSGLMGLLDFSGFHLEVATPVWTTPHFSLAATISIGIPLFVVAMTSQNMPGVAVLRADGYTVPASPLITATGLASLVLAPFGSHGINLAAISAAICTGPHAHEDRNKRYTAAVWCGVFYGIAGVFGATLAALFAALPKELVLSIAALALFGSIINGLSIAMNEPKEREAALITFMVTASGLTLFSIGSAFWGIVAGVLTLLILNGRKA; from the coding sequence ATGACTGACGCCATCCAAGCGCCCTTGCGCCCGCTGGCCGACACTTCAACGTCGGCCGTCGTCGCCGGCTTCATCGCCATGATGACCGGCTATACCAGCTCCCTGGTGTTGATGTTCCAGGCCGGACAAGCCGCCGGCTTGACCACCGCGCAGATTTCCTCGTGGATCTGGGCCATCTCGATCGGCATGGCGGTGTGCAGCATTGGCTTGTCCCTGCGTTATCGCACGCCCATCACCATTGCCTGGTCGACCCCCGGCGCGGCGCTGCTGATCACCAGCCTGGGCGGCGTGAGTTACGGCGAAGCGATTGGTGCCTACATCACCTGCGCGGTCCTGGTGACGCTCTGCGGGCTGACCGGCAGCTTCGAAAAACTGGTCAAGCGCATTCCCGCCTCATTGGCGGCGGCACTGCTGGCGGGGATTCTGTTCAAGATCGGCAGCGAGATTTTCGTCGCCGCGCAACATCGCACCGGCCTGGTGCTGGGGATGTTTTTCACCTACCTGCTCATCAAGCGCGTGTCGCCACGTTATGCCGTGCTGGCCGCGTTGGTCATAGGCACGCTGCTGTCGGGCCTGATGGGGCTGCTGGACTTCAGCGGTTTTCATCTGGAAGTGGCAACGCCGGTCTGGACCACCCCGCACTTCTCGCTGGCGGCGACCATCAGCATCGGCATCCCGCTGTTCGTGGTGGCGATGACCTCGCAGAACATGCCCGGCGTCGCCGTATTGCGCGCCGACGGCTACACCGTGCCCGCCTCGCCGTTGATCACCGCAACAGGCCTGGCCTCGCTGGTGCTGGCGCCCTTCGGTTCCCACGGGATCAACCTGGCAGCGATCAGTGCGGCCATCTGCACCGGGCCGCATGCCCATGAAGACCGCAACAAGCGTTATACCGCAGCCGTGTGGTGCGGGGTGTTCTACGGGATTGCCGGGGTATTTGGCGCCACGTTGGCGGCGTTGTTCGCAGCCTTGCCCAAGGAGCTGGTGCTGTCGATTGCGGCCTTGGCGTTGTTTGGCTCGATCATCAATGGCTTGAGCATCGCCATGAATGAGCCGAAGGAACGGGAAGCGGCGCTGATCACCTTTATGGTCACCGCGTCAGGCTTGACGTTGTTTTCCATCGGTTCGGCGTTCTGGGGGATTGTGGCGGGGGTGTTGACGCTGCTGATTCTGAATGGGCGCAAGGCTTGA
- a CDS encoding GntR family transcriptional regulator, with translation MNEQLQPLKKQPRAGKAGRSGTQDDIVYAHIFEAILEQRLAPGTKLSEEALGEIFGVSRTIIRRALSRLAHEGVVLLRPNRGAVVASPSVEEARQVFLARRLVERAITELAVQHATAEQLAELRQMVNDERDSFSRGDRGAGIRLSGEFHLKLAEAAKNAPLISFQRSLVSQTSLIIAQYESGNRSHCSYDEHTQLIDAIEARDATLAVNLMMHHMDHIDSKLNLDEESASDDLHAVFSHLLQTKKPGRSSVKL, from the coding sequence ATGAACGAACAGTTGCAACCTCTCAAGAAACAACCGCGAGCCGGCAAGGCCGGTCGCAGCGGAACCCAGGACGATATCGTCTATGCGCATATCTTCGAGGCGATCCTCGAACAACGCCTGGCGCCCGGAACCAAATTGAGTGAAGAGGCACTGGGCGAAATCTTCGGCGTCAGCCGCACCATCATTCGCCGCGCGCTGTCGCGCCTGGCCCATGAGGGCGTGGTGTTGCTGCGGCCCAATCGCGGCGCGGTGGTGGCGAGCCCAAGTGTAGAAGAAGCGCGCCAGGTGTTCCTGGCCCGGCGTCTGGTCGAGCGGGCGATCACTGAATTGGCGGTGCAACACGCCACGGCTGAGCAACTGGCCGAGTTGCGCCAGATGGTCAACGACGAGCGCGACAGCTTTTCACGCGGTGATCGCGGTGCGGGTATCCGTCTTTCCGGCGAATTCCACCTCAAGCTGGCCGAAGCGGCGAAGAATGCGCCGCTGATCAGCTTCCAGCGCAGCCTGGTTTCCCAGACATCGTTGATCATCGCCCAGTACGAAAGCGGCAACCGCTCGCACTGTTCCTACGATGAGCACACTCAGCTGATCGATGCGATCGAAGCACGGGACGCGACGCTGGCGGTGAATCTGATGATGCATCACATGGATCACATCGACAGCAAGCTCAACCTCGATGAGGAAAGCGCGTCGGATGATTTGCATGCAGTGTTCTCGCATTTGTTGCAGACCAAGAAGCCAGGGCGTTCTTCAGTAAAACTGTAA
- a CDS encoding YggL family protein: MATNRSRRLRKKLCVDEFQELGFELNLDFKEGLDDEAVDAFLEAFLTEAMDGNGLDYVGGDDFGLVCKATRGSVNEEQRAAVEAWLKARPELTRVEVSALLDAWHPEKPINPAV, translated from the coding sequence ATGGCGACTAACCGTTCCCGGCGTCTGCGCAAAAAACTGTGCGTTGATGAATTTCAAGAGCTGGGTTTCGAACTGAACCTGGACTTCAAAGAAGGTTTGGACGATGAAGCGGTAGACGCTTTCCTCGAAGCATTCCTGACTGAAGCAATGGACGGCAACGGCCTGGACTACGTCGGCGGCGATGACTTCGGTCTGGTTTGCAAAGCCACCCGTGGTTCGGTCAACGAAGAGCAGCGTGCAGCTGTTGAAGCGTGGCTGAAGGCTCGTCCAGAGCTGACCCGCGTTGAAGTCAGCGCCCTGTTGGACGCTTGGCATCCAGAAAAGCCGATCAATCCGGCAGTCTGA
- the dacB gene encoding D-alanyl-D-alanine carboxypeptidase/D-alanyl-D-alanine-endopeptidase has translation MINSFRSHSLRSMLFAGFLLPLAFSVTAAPINNTLPPNVQQALQKAKIPNTSLSLVMLPLTGPGTPTVFNADVSVNPASTMKLVTTYAALEMLGPNHQWKTEFYTDGTLSGGVLRGNLYLKGGGDPKLNMEKLWLLMRDLRANGVQQVTGDLVLDRSFFNQPQLPEFNDDGNDENKPFLVKPDALLVNLKALRFVTRNDSGRVIVSVEPPIASIRIDNQVKVSNAKQCTGDVRYSPVTAADGSVTVTVSGQLGDGCSSQTYLSLLDHATYTAGAVRAIWQELGGTIQGRDIQAPVPKDAKVLARAFSPDLAEIIRDINKYSNNTMAQQLFLSLGAQFRNDADGDDAKAAQRVVRQWLAKKGITAPHLVMENGSGLSRAERVSAREMAAMLQAAWKGPYAAEYISSLPIAGTDGTMRKRLKTTALRGEAHVKTGTLNTVRAIAGFSRDNNGNSWVVVAILNDSKPWGASSVLDQVLLDLYRQPKLTAAAPVL, from the coding sequence ATGATCAACTCTTTTCGTTCCCATTCTTTACGTTCAATGTTGTTTGCCGGTTTTTTGCTGCCACTGGCCTTTTCCGTTACCGCTGCGCCGATCAATAACACCCTGCCACCCAATGTTCAGCAAGCCCTCCAAAAAGCCAAAATCCCCAATACTTCGCTGTCCCTGGTGATGCTGCCGCTGACCGGCCCCGGCACCCCGACCGTGTTCAACGCCGATGTTTCGGTAAACCCGGCGTCCACCATGAAACTGGTCACCACCTATGCGGCCCTGGAAATGCTCGGCCCCAACCACCAGTGGAAGACCGAGTTCTACACCGACGGCACCCTCAGCGGTGGCGTGTTGCGCGGCAACCTCTACCTTAAGGGCGGTGGCGATCCCAAGCTGAACATGGAAAAACTCTGGCTGCTGATGCGCGACCTGCGCGCCAACGGCGTGCAACAAGTCACCGGCGACCTGGTGCTGGACCGCAGCTTCTTCAACCAGCCGCAATTGCCCGAATTCAATGACGACGGTAACGACGAGAACAAGCCGTTCCTGGTCAAGCCCGACGCCCTGCTGGTCAACCTGAAGGCCCTGCGCTTTGTTACCCGCAATGATTCGGGCCGGGTGATCGTGTCGGTCGAGCCGCCGATTGCCAGCATCCGTATCGACAATCAGGTCAAGGTGTCCAACGCCAAGCAATGCACCGGCGATGTGCGCTACAGCCCCGTAACTGCCGCCGATGGCAGCGTCACCGTGACCGTCAGTGGCCAGTTGGGCGATGGTTGCAGCTCGCAGACTTACCTGTCGCTGCTCGACCATGCCACTTACACCGCCGGCGCCGTGCGCGCGATCTGGCAGGAGTTGGGCGGCACCATCCAGGGCCGTGATATCCAGGCGCCGGTCCCCAAGGACGCCAAGGTGCTGGCCCGTGCATTTTCGCCGGACCTGGCGGAAATCATTCGCGACATCAACAAATACAGTAACAACACCATGGCCCAGCAGTTATTCCTGAGCCTCGGCGCGCAGTTCCGAAACGATGCCGATGGCGATGATGCCAAGGCCGCACAACGCGTAGTGCGTCAGTGGCTGGCGAAGAAAGGCATCACCGCACCGCACCTGGTGATGGAAAACGGTTCCGGCCTGTCCCGCGCCGAACGGGTCAGCGCCCGCGAGATGGCCGCCATGCTGCAAGCCGCCTGGAAAGGGCCGTATGCGGCGGAATACATCAGCTCGCTGCCGATTGCCGGCACCGACGGCACCATGCGTAAACGCCTGAAAACCACCGCCCTGCGCGGCGAGGCCCACGTCAAGACCGGCACCCTGAACACGGTGCGCGCCATCGCCGGGTTCAGCCGCGATAACAACGGCAATAGCTGGGTGGTGGTGGCGATCCTCAACGACTCGAAGCCTTGGGGTGCTTCGTCGGTGCTGGATCAGGTGCTGCTGGATTTGTATCGCCAGCCTAAGCTGACGGCGGCGGCGCCGGTACTCTAA